The sequence ACTAAATATACATACGTGAGGGTGCTGAAATTTGCCGCCAAATCAATGGTGATATCCAGGTAATTGGTGTCTGTGCCATTGCTGACCGAATCCACCGTTCCCACGAGGATTCCTTCAGGGAATACCGCATTGTATCCAGAAGTGACCACGGTATCGCCATGGGCTACCTGAACGTGTCTGGGGACATATTTTAGCTTGGCTTTTTGTGGGTTTTTACCATCCCATTGGGTAGACCCGAATACATCTGTTGCTCTTATTTTGGAGGAGACCAGGAGGTCTGTATGGAGTAAGGAGATGACCGAAGCATAATGCCGGCTGACTCCTTTTACACGCCCGACGATACCATCTCCGTTAAAGACGCCCATGCCTTCCTTGATGCCATCTTCAGCACCTCGGTTTAGCGTGATGTGGTTATTCCTCAGGTTGATGGAGTTGTTGATGACTTTGGCGGACCTAAAATCATAGGTGCTCTCCATCAGGCTGTCCAGCGGGATGTTGACACTGTCTTTGACAGGGCTGAGGTTTGCCAGCTGCTTCATCAGCAAGGCATTCTTTTTCGCCAGTTCCTCATTGGATCTGCCCAAGGTGAAGTACTCCGTAAAATTATCTTTGGTACTGAGAAATGCTCCGGTAAAGCTATTCGAA comes from Echinicola vietnamensis DSM 17526 and encodes:
- the mreC gene encoding rod shape-determining protein MreC, translated to MQRILLFLYSIRAFLLFVTLETVAIWLIVSYNSPQGAVFFNSSNSFTGAFLSTKDNFTEYFTLGRSNEELAKKNALLMKQLANLSPVKDSVNIPLDSLMESTYDFRSAKVINNSINLRNNHITLNRGAEDGIKEGMGVFNGDGIVGRVKGVSRHYASVISLLHTDLLVSSKIRATDVFGSTQWDGKNPQKAKLKYVPRHVQVAHGDTVVTSGYNAVFPEGILVGTVDSVSNGTDTNYLDITIDLAANFSTLTYVYLVENNREAELDSLQEITEIVNE